A single window of Arvicanthis niloticus isolate mArvNil1 chromosome X, mArvNil1.pat.X, whole genome shotgun sequence DNA harbors:
- the LOC117694358 gene encoding homeobox protein Rhox5-like, whose translation MEAQGSSGNIAGLLCLGVKEDSEEQRDVKAEAFFQAGEGGEEKGAQGQPAVGAVGTEGEGEELCGGEGHFGLGAPGPVGDGDKDGGTRASGMEQEQNEPVAEGTEGQKSVKPEDKQMPLQRPTSIQRQLEELDALLQRSDSYNIPSREDLDRWMDISVSRVQNWFKMRRAAFRRNRRRAPIPEHFRATSECPVCRGVRWGERCPFEAPRF comes from the exons ATGGAAGCTCAGGGCTCCAGTGGCAATATCGCCGGGTTACTCTGCCTGGGAGTCAAGGAAGACTCGGAAGAACAGCGTG atgTGAAAGCAGAGGCTTTCTTTCAGGctggagaagggggagaggagaaaggggcacAGGGCCAGCCTGCAGTGGGAGCAGTGGGGACAGAAGGCGAAGGAGAAGAATTATGTGGAGGAGAAGGCCACTTTGGTCTTGGTGCTCCAGGTCCTGTGGGTGATGGGGACAAGGACGGTGGCACCAGGGCTAGTGGCATGGAGCAGGAGCAAAATGAGCCAGTTGCCGAGGGCACTGAGGGCCAGAAGAGTGTAAAGCCTGAGGATAAGCAGATGCCCCTCCAACGCCCGACGTCCATCCAGAGGCAGCTGGAGGAATTAGATGCTCTTTTGCAACGCAGTGATTCCTATAATATCCCATCAAG GGAGGATcttgatagatggatggatatcAGTGTGTCCAGAGTGCAG AACTGGTTTAAGATGAGGAGGGCTGCATTCAGAAGAAATAGGAGGAGAGCACCAATCCCTGAACATTTTCGAGCAACATCTGAGTGCCCTGTTTGTCGTGGAGTAAGATGGGGGGAAAGATGTCCTTTTGAGGCACCGAGATTTTGA